A region from the Pseudomonas sp. KU26590 genome encodes:
- a CDS encoding FAD-dependent oxidoreductase encodes MLSGWLRACALVMVGLVSASALAVDKPHTVIVVGGGLAGLTTAYELQSKGWQVTLLEAKPTVGGRSGLAGSEWIGNAKAQPVLNQYLDRFKIKAVPAPEFVRTPSYLIEGEYFTGADLATKQPATAEAIKRYEAAVDDLARSITDPDNPAANSTLFALDQITVANWLDRLSLPPTARQLINQQIRTRYDEPSRLSLLYLAQQTRVNRNVDDRDRRAARLPGGSAVLAEEFVKQLKVIKTNSPVSAINQDKDGVTVKVGSLGYQAEYVVLAVPLRALSKIQMTPALDAQRLGAIKSTNYGWHDQIMLKFKTPVWDSKARMSGEIYSNTGLGMLWVEPALKGGANVVINLSGDNARIMQAFGDKQLVDQVLIRMQAFYPQARGAFTGYELRRSSIDPSSGGAYLAFGPGQISKYWRLWERPLQRVAFAGEHTDTLYPGTLEGALRSGQRAAIQVQGLSEGKSYEPVKAPPPKAPEPAKESSGGIGGFFSNMFGGSKPEPKPAEKAPVPAPAPAPAPAPVTPPAPAVEPAKPEVVEPAKKAPAKKEPAKKEPAKKEPVKKAPAKPAATHKAPAKTDAAKKAPTKAMEDKAAPAATPVAPATDSKN; translated from the coding sequence ATGCTTTCTGGTTGGCTGCGCGCCTGTGCGCTGGTGATGGTTGGGCTGGTCAGCGCTTCAGCGCTTGCCGTGGATAAACCGCATACGGTGATCGTCGTCGGCGGCGGTCTGGCGGGACTCACGACGGCTTACGAGCTGCAGAGCAAAGGCTGGCAAGTCACCTTGCTGGAAGCCAAACCCACCGTCGGTGGCCGCTCCGGGCTGGCCGGCAGCGAGTGGATCGGCAACGCCAAGGCCCAGCCGGTCCTGAATCAATACCTCGATCGCTTCAAGATCAAAGCGGTGCCCGCGCCGGAGTTCGTGCGGACCCCGAGCTACCTGATCGAAGGCGAGTACTTCACCGGCGCCGACCTGGCGACCAAACAGCCGGCAACCGCTGAAGCCATCAAGCGCTACGAAGCGGCGGTGGATGACCTGGCCCGCTCGATCACTGACCCGGACAACCCGGCTGCCAACAGCACGCTGTTTGCGCTGGACCAGATCACCGTCGCCAACTGGCTGGACCGTCTGAGCCTGCCACCGACCGCGCGCCAGCTGATCAATCAGCAGATTCGTACGCGCTATGACGAGCCTTCGCGTTTGTCGCTGCTGTACCTCGCACAGCAGACACGGGTCAATCGCAACGTCGATGACCGCGACCGTCGTGCCGCTCGCCTGCCGGGTGGCAGCGCGGTGCTGGCCGAGGAGTTCGTCAAACAGTTGAAAGTCATCAAGACCAATTCGCCGGTGTCGGCCATCAACCAGGACAAGGACGGCGTGACCGTCAAGGTCGGTTCGCTGGGCTACCAAGCTGAATATGTCGTGTTGGCCGTGCCCCTGCGCGCGCTCAGCAAGATCCAGATGACGCCGGCGCTGGACGCCCAGCGTCTGGGCGCGATCAAGAGCACCAACTACGGCTGGCACGACCAGATCATGCTCAAGTTCAAGACCCCGGTCTGGGACAGCAAGGCGCGCATGTCCGGCGAGATTTACAGCAACACTGGCCTCGGCATGTTGTGGGTCGAGCCTGCGTTGAAGGGCGGCGCCAACGTCGTCATCAACTTGTCCGGCGACAACGCTCGCATCATGCAGGCGTTCGGCGACAAGCAGTTGGTGGATCAGGTGCTGATCCGCATGCAGGCGTTCTATCCACAGGCGCGCGGTGCGTTCACCGGCTATGAACTGCGTCGTTCCAGCATCGACCCGTCCAGCGGTGGCGCGTACCTGGCGTTCGGCCCGGGCCAGATCAGCAAGTACTGGCGCCTGTGGGAACGACCGCTGCAGCGCGTAGCCTTTGCCGGCGAACATACCGACACTTTGTACCCGGGCACCTTGGAAGGCGCATTGCGTTCGGGGCAGCGCGCGGCCATTCAGGTGCAGGGACTGTCTGAAGGCAAGTCGTACGAACCGGTCAAAGCGCCGCCACCGAAGGCCCCTGAACCGGCCAAAGAAAGCAGCGGCGGCATTGGCGGCTTCTTCTCGAACATGTTCGGCGGTTCCAAGCCTGAGCCGAAACCGGCCGAGAAAGCGCCAGTGCCTGCTCCGGCCCCTGCTCCAGCGCCTGCTCCAGTAACCCCGCCAGCACCGGCGGTTGAACCCGCCAAGCCTGAGGTCGTGGAACCTGCGAAAAAGGCACCGGCCAAGAAAGAACCTGCCAAAAAAGAGCCGGCGAAGAAGGAGCCCGTCAAAAAGGCCCCGGCCAAACCAGCCGCCACCCACAAAGCCCCTGCAAAAACCGACGCTGCGAAAAAAGCGCCGACCAAGGCCATGGAAGACAAGGCCGCTCCGGCAGCCACTCCGGTAGCACCCGCGACCGACAGTAAAAACTGA
- a CDS encoding cytochrome b, whose protein sequence is MQLRNSSSRYGWVSIVLHWGVALTVFGMFALGLWMVGLGYYDTWRKAGPDLHKSIGITLFLFMLIRVIWRFVSPPPPAPATHSRFVKTAAKLGHAFLYLDLFLVMFAGYLISTADGVGIPVFGLFEVPALISGLPDQADVAGTVHLYLAWTLVIFAGLHGLAALKHHFVDRDATLVRMLGRKA, encoded by the coding sequence ATGCAGCTACGCAACTCTTCTTCTCGCTATGGCTGGGTCAGCATCGTTTTGCATTGGGGGGTCGCGCTGACGGTGTTTGGCATGTTTGCGCTAGGGTTGTGGATGGTAGGGCTGGGCTATTACGACACGTGGCGCAAGGCTGGCCCGGACCTGCACAAGAGCATCGGCATCACGCTGTTCCTGTTCATGCTGATCCGGGTGATCTGGCGCTTTGTCAGCCCGCCGCCACCAGCGCCTGCCACGCACAGCCGGTTTGTGAAAACGGCTGCAAAGCTGGGGCACGCGTTTCTGTACCTGGACCTGTTTTTGGTGATGTTCGCCGGTTACCTGATTTCCACCGCAGACGGTGTCGGGATTCCGGTGTTTGGATTGTTCGAAGTGCCTGCACTGATCAGCGGACTGCCAGACCAGGCAGACGTGGCGGGCACCGTGCACTTGTACCTGGCCTGGACCCTGGTGATATTCGCAGGACTCCACGGGCTGGCCGCTTTGAAGCATCACTTCGTTGATCGTGATGCCACGCTTGTGCGTATGCTTGGCCGCAAGGCCTGA
- a CDS encoding YceI family protein gives MLKKTLAALALGTALLTAGQAMAADYTIDKEGQHAFINFKISHLGYSFIYGTFKDWTGTFSFDAAKPEDSKISIDLKTASVFTNHAERDKHISSKDFLDVATYPDAKFVSTKVTNVGKNADGKTTADVIGDLTLHGVTKPVTVKTTFLGEGKDPWGGYRAGFEGTTSIKRSDFGKMMDLGPQSDTMDLIISFEGVKAK, from the coding sequence ATGTTGAAAAAGACACTTGCTGCACTGGCTCTCGGTACCGCTTTGCTGACAGCCGGTCAGGCGATGGCTGCTGATTACACAATCGACAAGGAAGGCCAGCACGCCTTCATCAACTTCAAGATCAGCCACCTGGGCTACAGCTTCATCTACGGCACGTTCAAGGACTGGACCGGCACGTTCAGCTTCGACGCCGCCAAGCCTGAAGACAGCAAGATCAGCATCGACCTCAAGACCGCCAGCGTCTTCACCAACCACGCTGAACGTGACAAGCACATCAGCAGCAAGGACTTCCTCGACGTCGCGACCTATCCTGACGCCAAGTTCGTGTCCACCAAGGTCACCAACGTCGGCAAGAATGCTGACGGCAAGACCACTGCTGACGTGATCGGCGACCTGACCCTGCACGGCGTGACCAAGCCGGTCACCGTCAAGACGACTTTCCTGGGTGAAGGCAAGGATCCATGGGGCGGCTACCGTGCCGGCTTCGAGGGCACTACCTCGATCAAGCGTTCTGATTTCGGCAAGATGATGGACCTGGGTCCACAGTCTGACACCATGGACCTGATCATCTCGTTCGAAGGCGTCAAAGCCAAGTAA
- a CDS encoding DEAD/DEAH box helicase produces the protein MSFASLGLSEALVSAIEAAGYTQPTPVQQRAIPAVLQGRDLMVAAQTGTGKTGGFALPILERLFPNGHPDKSQRHGPRQPRVLVLTPTRELAAQVHDSFKIYAKNLKFVSTCIFGGVGMNPQVQAMARGVDVLVACPGRLLDLAGQGSVDLSHVEILVLDEADRMLDMGFVHDVKKVLARLPSKRQNLLFSATFSQDITALAGKLLHNPERIEVTPPNTTVERIEQRVFRLPANHKRSLLAHLITQGAWEQVLVFTRTKHGANRLAEYLDKHGLSAVAIHGNKSQNARTKALADFKAGSVRIMVATDIAARGLDIDQLPHVVNFELPNVDEDYVHRIGRTGRAGRSGEAISLVAPDEEKLLKSIERMTKQKIADGDLMGFDITAVEAEKPEVRERPDVRNPRNARGPRGDGPNGGGGGGGRKDKGKDKGKEKPAAAAAAPSGERPARPARPQKPRQGTPSSESRQSQPAAAGANRAPDEFLDDEVDNFGNRADYVSPYPNKTQSRGRRPGAPATGAAPAPRGQAPGRSGPRGGSGSGSATGAPASTDTAAAPAKRSGPRNGSGRDGQARREESPRARRPAREEQQPARQEPAVRGPRDGQPAPKIMHKESKGDRFPSAEQLDQLPSRPRGEKPALLTRNREG, from the coding sequence ATGTCCTTTGCTTCCCTCGGTCTCTCCGAGGCTTTAGTCAGCGCCATCGAGGCTGCTGGCTACACCCAGCCTACCCCAGTGCAACAGCGGGCCATTCCCGCCGTGTTGCAAGGCCGCGATCTGATGGTCGCCGCCCAGACAGGTACTGGTAAAACCGGTGGTTTCGCCCTCCCTATCCTGGAGCGGTTGTTTCCCAACGGTCATCCGGACAAATCCCAGCGTCACGGCCCGCGCCAACCGCGCGTTCTGGTCCTGACCCCGACTCGTGAACTGGCCGCTCAAGTCCACGACAGCTTCAAGATCTACGCCAAGAACCTCAAGTTCGTCAGTACCTGCATCTTTGGCGGTGTCGGCATGAACCCGCAGGTTCAGGCCATGGCGCGCGGCGTTGACGTGCTGGTTGCCTGCCCGGGTCGTTTGCTCGACCTGGCCGGTCAGGGCAGCGTCGATCTGTCCCACGTTGAAATCCTCGTGCTGGACGAAGCCGACCGCATGCTCGACATGGGCTTTGTTCACGACGTGAAGAAAGTCCTCGCTCGCCTGCCGTCCAAGCGTCAGAACCTGCTGTTCTCGGCAACGTTCTCGCAGGACATCACCGCGCTGGCTGGCAAACTGCTGCACAACCCGGAACGCATCGAAGTCACGCCGCCGAACACCACGGTCGAGCGCATCGAACAACGCGTTTTCCGTCTGCCGGCCAACCACAAACGCTCGCTCCTGGCGCACTTGATCACCCAAGGTGCGTGGGAACAGGTGCTGGTGTTTACCCGCACCAAGCACGGTGCCAACCGCCTGGCCGAATACCTGGATAAACACGGCCTCAGCGCTGTGGCGATCCACGGCAACAAGAGCCAGAACGCGCGCACCAAAGCGCTGGCCGATTTCAAGGCCGGCTCCGTCCGCATCATGGTCGCGACCGACATCGCTGCCCGTGGCCTGGACATCGACCAGCTGCCCCACGTGGTCAACTTCGAGCTGCCTAACGTCGACGAAGACTACGTGCACCGCATCGGTCGTACCGGTCGCGCAGGCCGTAGCGGCGAGGCGATCTCGCTGGTTGCACCAGACGAAGAGAAACTGCTGAAAAGCATCGAGCGCATGACCAAGCAGAAGATTGCCGACGGCGATCTGATGGGCTTCGACATCACGGCCGTTGAAGCCGAGAAGCCGGAAGTCCGCGAGCGTCCGGACGTGCGTAACCCGCGCAATGCCCGTGGCCCGCGTGGCGACGGTCCGAACGGTGGCGGTGGTGGTGGCGGTCGCAAGGACAAAGGCAAAGACAAGGGCAAGGAAAAGCCGGCAGCGGCAGCGGCAGCACCCTCGGGCGAGCGCCCGGCACGTCCGGCACGCCCGCAAAAGCCGCGTCAGGGCACCCCGTCGAGCGAGTCACGCCAGTCTCAGCCAGCGGCTGCGGGCGCGAATCGCGCACCCGACGAGTTCCTGGATGATGAAGTGGACAACTTCGGCAACCGCGCCGACTACGTCAGCCCTTATCCGAACAAGACCCAGAGCCGCGGCCGTCGTCCGGGCGCTCCTGCCACTGGCGCCGCACCGGCACCGCGTGGTCAGGCGCCAGGCCGTAGCGGTCCGCGCGGCGGTTCAGGCAGCGGTTCGGCCACTGGCGCCCCCGCCAGCACCGACACCGCCGCCGCGCCGGCCAAACGCAGCGGTCCTCGCAACGGCTCCGGCCGTGACGGTCAGGCTCGCCGCGAAGAGTCGCCACGTGCCCGTCGTCCGGCTCGCGAAGAGCAGCAGCCAGCGCGTCAGGAGCCAGCAGTTCGCGGGCCTCGCGACGGTCAGCCAGCACCGAAGATCATGCACAAAGAGTCCAAGGGCGATCGTTTCCCTTCAGCTGAACAACTTGATCAGCTGCCTAGCCGCCCACGCGGTGAAAAACCAGCCCTGCTGACCCGCAACCGCGAAGGTTAA
- a CDS encoding substrate-binding periplasmic protein produces the protein MPSILPISAAALLACLSFSALGEKLRIVTEPWSPYVIVDDNHASGLDYDTTAIVFERLGIDVEWQFLPWKRCLMMLSEGEADGILDINRDEGRADLLYPNEPLSSIDWVLFQANARPHAFNSMEDLHGLTVGVSPGYRYSPAFDNSTAFIREPAPSHEANFGKLIRGRIDLMVTDRLLGRQMIKRLKLEDQVSQLPVVLNHRGQYLALRRNAGMDLLAQRFSAELKRFKEEAAYAKLVERYTGETPTTIPAESGTGVDKTVEQQESSAL, from the coding sequence ATGCCGTCCATCCTCCCAATATCCGCTGCAGCCCTCCTCGCCTGCCTGAGCTTCAGCGCGCTGGGCGAAAAACTGCGGATCGTCACCGAACCCTGGTCCCCCTACGTCATCGTGGACGACAACCATGCCTCCGGGCTGGATTACGACACCACGGCGATCGTCTTCGAGCGCCTGGGCATCGACGTCGAGTGGCAGTTTCTCCCCTGGAAGCGCTGCCTGATGATGCTCAGTGAAGGCGAGGCTGACGGCATTCTCGATATAAACAGGGACGAGGGGCGCGCTGACCTGTTGTATCCGAACGAACCGTTGTCGAGCATCGACTGGGTGCTGTTTCAGGCCAATGCCAGGCCGCATGCCTTCAATAGCATGGAAGACTTGCACGGTCTGACCGTCGGCGTCTCTCCGGGTTATCGATACAGCCCGGCGTTCGACAACTCGACAGCGTTCATCCGGGAGCCTGCACCGAGCCATGAAGCGAACTTCGGCAAACTGATTCGCGGCCGCATCGATTTGATGGTGACCGATCGCCTGCTGGGGCGGCAGATGATCAAGCGGCTCAAGCTGGAAGACCAGGTCAGTCAATTGCCGGTCGTGCTCAATCATCGGGGGCAGTACCTGGCGCTACGCCGCAACGCCGGCATGGACCTGCTGGCCCAACGGTTCAGCGCAGAACTGAAGCGTTTCAAGGAAGAAGCCGCCTACGCCAAACTGGTGGAGCGGTACACCGGCGAAACGCCGACGACTATTCCTGCAGAATCGGGGACTGGGGTCGATAAAACCGTTGAGCAGCAGGAAAGCAGCGCGTTGTGA
- the metF gene encoding methylenetetrahydrofolate reductase [NAD(P)H]: MSQDRSYSFEFFPTKTDAGHEKLLATARTLASYNPSFFSCTYGAGGSTRDRTINTVLQLEKEVHVPAAPHLSCVGDSKADLRSLLAQYQQAGIKRIVALRGDLPSGMGMASGELRYANDLVSFIREETGDHFHIEVAAYPEMHPQARNFEDDLKNFVRKANAGANSAITQYFFNADSYFHFVERVQKLGVDIPIVPGIMPITNYSKLARFSDACGAEIPRWVRKQLEAYGDDTASIQAFGEQVITEMCERLLHGGAPGLHFYTLNQAEPSLAVWNNLKLSA, from the coding sequence ATGTCCCAAGACCGTAGCTACAGTTTCGAATTCTTCCCGACGAAGACCGACGCTGGTCATGAAAAACTGCTTGCCACGGCGCGTACGCTGGCCAGCTACAACCCCAGTTTTTTCTCCTGCACATACGGTGCCGGGGGTTCCACGCGCGACCGCACGATCAACACCGTGCTGCAGCTGGAAAAAGAAGTACACGTTCCGGCGGCACCGCACCTGTCGTGTGTCGGTGACAGCAAGGCCGACCTGCGCAGCTTGCTGGCGCAGTACCAGCAAGCCGGTATCAAACGTATCGTTGCCCTGCGCGGTGACCTGCCCTCCGGCATGGGCATGGCCAGCGGTGAGCTGCGTTATGCCAACGACCTGGTGAGCTTCATCCGTGAAGAAACCGGCGACCATTTCCACATTGAAGTCGCCGCCTACCCGGAGATGCACCCGCAGGCACGCAACTTCGAAGACGATCTGAAAAACTTCGTGCGCAAGGCCAACGCCGGCGCCAACAGTGCGATCACTCAGTACTTCTTCAACGCCGACAGCTACTTCCACTTCGTCGAGCGCGTGCAGAAGCTGGGCGTGGATATTCCGATCGTACCGGGCATCATGCCGATCACCAACTACAGCAAACTGGCGCGCTTTTCCGACGCGTGCGGTGCGGAGATCCCGCGCTGGGTGCGCAAGCAGCTGGAAGCGTATGGCGACGACACGGCAAGCATTCAGGCGTTTGGCGAGCAGGTCATCACTGAAATGTGCGAGCGACTGCTGCACGGCGGCGCCCCCGGTCTGCATTTCTACACGCTGAATCAGGCCGAACCGAGCCTGGCGGTCTGGAATAATCTGAAGCTCTCCGCGTGA
- the ahcY gene encoding adenosylhomocysteinase, with translation MSAVLTPNDFNDYKVADMSLAAWGRRETIIAESEMPALMGLRRKYAGEQPLKGAKILGCIHMTIQTAVLIETLVALGAEVRWSSCNIFSTQDQAAAAIAAAGIAVYAWKGETEAEYEWCLEQTILKDGQPWDANMILDDGGDLTELLHKKYPAILDRVHGVTEETTTGVHRLLDMLAKGELKIPAINVNDSVTKSKNDNKYGCRHSLNDAIKRGTDHLLSGKQALVIGYGDVGKGSAQSLRQEGMIVKVTEVDPICAMQACMDGFELVSPFIDGENDGTEASIDKALLGKIDLIVTTTGNVNVCDANMLKALKKRAVVCNIGHFDNEIDTAFMRKNWAWEEVKPQVHKIHRTGAGAFDPQNDDYLILLAEGRLVNLGNATGHPSRIMDGSFANQVLAQIFLFGQKYADLSPAQKAERLTVEVLPKKLDEEVALEMVRGFGGVVTKLTKTQADYIGVTVEGPFKPHAYRY, from the coding sequence ATGAGTGCTGTACTGACGCCCAACGATTTCAACGACTACAAAGTCGCCGACATGTCCCTGGCTGCCTGGGGCCGTCGCGAAACCATCATCGCCGAATCCGAAATGCCTGCCCTGATGGGCCTGCGTCGCAAGTACGCTGGCGAACAACCGCTCAAGGGCGCGAAGATTCTCGGCTGCATCCACATGACCATTCAGACTGCCGTGCTGATCGAAACCCTGGTTGCCCTGGGTGCCGAAGTGCGCTGGTCGTCCTGCAATATCTTCTCGACTCAGGATCAGGCCGCTGCAGCTATCGCTGCTGCCGGCATCGCCGTGTACGCGTGGAAAGGCGAAACAGAAGCCGAGTACGAGTGGTGCCTGGAGCAGACCATCCTCAAGGACGGTCAGCCATGGGACGCCAACATGATCCTCGACGACGGCGGCGACCTGACCGAGCTGCTGCACAAGAAATACCCGGCCATCCTGGACCGCGTCCACGGCGTGACCGAAGAGACCACCACCGGCGTTCACCGCCTGCTGGACATGCTGGCCAAGGGCGAACTGAAGATCCCTGCGATCAACGTCAACGACTCGGTCACCAAGAGCAAGAACGACAACAAGTACGGCTGCCGTCACAGCCTGAACGACGCCATCAAGCGCGGCACCGACCACCTGTTGTCCGGCAAGCAAGCGCTGGTCATCGGCTACGGTGACGTGGGCAAGGGTTCGGCTCAGTCGCTGCGTCAGGAAGGCATGATCGTCAAGGTCACCGAAGTCGATCCGATCTGCGCCATGCAAGCGTGCATGGACGGTTTCGAACTGGTTTCGCCCTTCATCGACGGCGAAAACGACGGCACCGAAGCGAGCATCGACAAAGCACTGCTGGGCAAGATCGACCTGATCGTCACCACCACCGGTAACGTCAACGTCTGCGACGCCAACATGCTCAAAGCGCTGAAAAAACGCGCAGTGGTCTGCAACATCGGTCACTTCGACAACGAAATCGACACGGCTTTCATGCGCAAGAACTGGGCATGGGAAGAAGTGAAGCCGCAAGTGCACAAGATCCACCGCACCGGCGCTGGCGCGTTCGATCCTCAGAACGACGACTACCTGATCCTGTTGGCCGAAGGCCGTCTGGTGAACCTGGGCAACGCGACCGGTCACCCGAGCCGCATCATGGACGGCTCGTTCGCCAACCAGGTGCTGGCGCAGATCTTCCTGTTCGGCCAGAAGTACGCGGACCTGAGCCCTGCCCAGAAAGCCGAGCGTCTGACCGTCGAAGTGTTGCCTAAGAAGCTGGACGAAGAAGTGGCGCTGGAAATGGTACGTGGCTTCGGCGGCGTCGTGACCAAGCTGACCAAGACCCAGGCCGACTACATCGGCGTGACCGTCGAAGGTCCGTTCAAGCCGCACGCTTACCGTTACTGA
- a CDS encoding acyl-CoA thioesterase has translation MNFHTRKWVKPEDLNPNGTLFGGSLLRWIDEEAAIYAIVQLGNQRVVTKYISEINFVSASRQGDIIELGITATEFGRTSITLTCQVRNKITRKSILTVEKMVFVNLGEDGLPAPHGKTEITYVKDQFKEEAIDG, from the coding sequence ATGAACTTCCACACCCGCAAATGGGTAAAACCCGAAGACCTCAACCCCAACGGCACGTTGTTCGGCGGCAGCCTGTTGCGCTGGATCGACGAAGAGGCGGCCATCTACGCCATTGTTCAGTTGGGCAATCAGCGCGTGGTGACCAAGTACATTTCCGAGATCAACTTCGTCAGCGCCTCGCGTCAGGGCGACATCATTGAGCTGGGCATTACGGCCACCGAGTTCGGGCGTACTTCCATCACGCTGACCTGCCAGGTGCGCAACAAGATCACCCGCAAGAGCATTCTTACGGTCGAGAAGATGGTCTTCGTCAATCTGGGCGAAGACGGCTTGCCGGCACCACACGGCAAGACCGAAATCACCTACGTGAAGGATCAGTTCAAAGAAGAGGCGATCGACGGCTGA
- a CDS encoding alpha/beta fold hydrolase produces the protein MAFAASVPAAVEGVWTAPNFTFHTGEKLDNLRMSYMTVGDPKNPAVLYLHGTNRPASDMIGKEFGGELFGPGRPLDASKYYIIAPDGIGVGKSSKPSDGLRMKFPAYNYDDMVEAQYRLLTEGMGIKHLRLVMGNSMGGMQTWMWGQKWPDMMDALVPMASQPTAMSARNWIMRRMLIESIKQDPAWNEGNYTSPPPSLRLANVMFGFGTSGGTLAYQALAPTRALADKLVDERLAAPLPGDANDFIYQWQSSADYDTAPKLSAIKAPVLAINSADDERNPPETGTMQKSLAQLKNARLVLIPASAETRGHGTTNMARFYAEPLGEFMKATARP, from the coding sequence ATGGCCTTTGCGGCAAGCGTTCCAGCAGCAGTGGAAGGGGTGTGGACAGCACCCAACTTCACTTTCCACACCGGCGAAAAACTGGACAACCTGCGGATGAGCTACATGACCGTCGGCGATCCGAAGAACCCGGCGGTGCTCTATCTGCACGGCACCAATCGCCCCGCCAGTGACATGATAGGCAAGGAGTTTGGGGGCGAGCTGTTTGGCCCTGGCCGACCTCTGGATGCCAGCAAGTACTACATCATCGCCCCCGATGGCATCGGCGTCGGCAAGTCGAGCAAGCCGTCTGACGGTTTGCGCATGAAGTTTCCTGCCTACAACTACGACGACATGGTCGAGGCGCAGTATCGCCTGCTGACCGAAGGGATGGGCATCAAGCATTTGCGGCTGGTCATGGGCAATTCCATGGGCGGCATGCAGACCTGGATGTGGGGCCAGAAATGGCCGGACATGATGGACGCTCTGGTACCGATGGCCTCGCAACCCACAGCGATGTCGGCGCGCAACTGGATCATGCGCCGCATGTTGATCGAATCCATCAAGCAGGACCCGGCGTGGAACGAGGGGAATTACACCAGCCCGCCGCCCTCCCTTCGTCTGGCCAATGTGATGTTTGGCTTCGGCACCAGCGGCGGCACCCTGGCTTATCAGGCCTTGGCGCCTACACGAGCTCTGGCAGACAAACTGGTTGATGAACGGCTGGCAGCGCCTTTGCCGGGGGACGCCAACGACTTCATCTACCAATGGCAGTCATCGGCGGACTACGACACCGCGCCGAAGCTCTCGGCAATCAAAGCGCCGGTGCTGGCAATCAACAGTGCAGACGACGAGCGTAATCCACCTGAGACCGGGACCATGCAGAAGTCCCTCGCCCAGCTGAAAAACGCACGTCTTGTATTGATTCCTGCCAGTGCTGAAACCCGCGGGCACGGTACGACCAATATGGCCCGTTTCTATGCCGAGCCGCTGGGTGAGTTCATGAAGGCAACCGCCCGGCCTTGA
- the otnI gene encoding 2-oxo-tetronate isomerase — MPRFAANLSMMYPQHDFLARFSAAASDGFKGVEYLFPYDFKAEEIKLRLDDFGLTQALFNAPPGDFTKGERGIASLPGRESEFRDGVQKALDYAAVLGNDRIHVMAGLLPSEDLRQQHHAVYLENLSFAAQQAAKVGVTVLIEPINTRDIPGFFLNRQDQGQAVLKEVGADNLLVQFDCYHCQIVEGDVTSKLRRDFAGIGHIQIAGVPDRHEPSVGEVNYPWLFEEIDRLGYTGWVGCEYRPKGDTSEGLQWLRDWQGLKR; from the coding sequence ATGCCTCGCTTCGCTGCCAACCTCAGCATGATGTATCCGCAACACGACTTCCTGGCGCGTTTCTCGGCTGCGGCGAGTGACGGCTTCAAGGGCGTGGAGTACCTGTTTCCCTACGACTTCAAGGCCGAGGAAATCAAGCTGCGTCTGGACGACTTCGGCCTGACCCAGGCGCTGTTCAACGCCCCGCCCGGCGACTTCACCAAGGGCGAGCGCGGCATTGCTTCGCTGCCGGGCCGGGAGAGTGAATTTCGCGACGGCGTCCAGAAGGCGCTGGATTACGCAGCGGTGCTGGGCAACGACCGCATTCACGTCATGGCAGGCTTGCTGCCCAGTGAAGACCTGCGCCAGCAGCATCACGCGGTGTATCTGGAAAACCTGAGCTTCGCCGCGCAACAAGCGGCCAAGGTCGGGGTGACGGTGTTGATCGAGCCGATTAACACCCGGGACATTCCGGGCTTTTTCCTCAATCGTCAGGATCAGGGCCAGGCTGTGCTTAAAGAGGTCGGCGCCGACAATCTGTTGGTGCAGTTCGACTGCTATCACTGCCAGATCGTCGAGGGCGACGTCACCAGCAAACTGCGCCGCGACTTCGCCGGCATCGGCCACATCCAGATCGCGGGTGTGCCGGACCGGCATGAGCCGAGCGTGGGGGAAGTGAATTACCCGTGGCTGTTCGAAGAAATCGACCGCCTGGGCTACACCGGATGGGTCGGCTGCGAGTACCGCCCGAAAGGCGATACCAGCGAAGGCCTGCAGTGGCTGCGTGACTGGCAGGGCCTCAAGCGCTGA